TTTTCTGGCTTTATGGGGTTGCTGTTTGCTCATGTAGAAAACTTTTTCGCGTTATTTGCCATGTTAATAGCATGTTGAATGGCCACTTTAAGGCTGCCGTTACTTGCCTTGCCTGTGCCAGCTAAATCAATCGCTGTGCCGTGGTCGACGGATGTTCGAATAATGGGTAAGCCTAAGGTAATATTTACGGCGTTACCAAAGCCTGAGTATTTTAACACAGGTAAACCTTGATCGTGATACATGGCTAAGACGCAATCCGCCTCATCGAGGTATTTTGGCGTAAACAAGGTATCAGCAGGAAGCGGACCTATTAGGTTTAAGCCTGTTTGGCGGAGTTTGTTGAGCGTTGGAATAATGGTGTCAATCTCCTCTCTGCCTAGATGACCATCTTCCCCTGCGTGCGGGTTTAATCCACAGACTAAAATGTTAGGACGAGCGATGCCAAACTTTTCTTGTAGATCTTTGTTAAGCGCTTTCACAACAAGACTGATGCTTCGTTCTGTAATGGCGGCTGGTACTTCTTTTAATGGGAGGTGAGTCGTCACTAACGCCACTTTCATTGTCTCTGTTGCTAGCATCATAACAACGTGTGGAGAGCGGCATTGCGCTTGAAAAAATTCGGTATGGCCTGAAAAATGTACGCCAGTCTCACACAAAACACCTTTGTGCACAGGCGGTGTCACGATGGCGTCAAACCTTTTCTGAAGGCAGCCTTCCCCTGCTTTTTTGAGTGTTTCTAGTACATAAGGTGAGTTGGCAACATCAAGAATCCCGGCGCGGGCTTTTTTAGCCAGCGTCACCGGTAAAACACTGATAAAGCCTTGTTTGTGCGCTGCCACGTCTTCTGAGTGTGTCAGTGTTTGGATGTTTACAGTGATGCCTAATGTATTCGCTCTGTCTTTGAGTAGATCGGGATCTGCGATCACAACTAAACGAGCAGGAAAGTTCTGCTCGTTTAGGGCACTTAAAATAATATCCGGGCCGATACCTGCGGGTTCTCCAGAGGTAATCGCAATAATGGGAAGCGATTCTGTCGTATCATTTGCCATTAGTTGTCTCTTATTTTTTGATATCGATAAAGGCGTCAGCACGTAATTCATCAAGCCAGTTACCTAGGATGATGTCTTGTTTTTGTGCCGTTAGGGCGCGTTCAGCATTGCTGCGTTTTACTTTATCACTGATATCCGCTTCTCGACGACCTTCAACTTGCAAAATATGCCAACCAAACTGTGTACGGAAAGGTTTGCTGATACCTCCGATGTTGGTTTTATTCATGACGTCTTCAAATTCAGGCACCATAGTGCCAGGCGTAACCCAACCTAAATCTCCGCCTTGCAGTGTTGAGCCTTGATCTTCGCTCTGCTCTTTGGCAACTTGAGCGAAATCTGCGCCATTGGTTAATTTTGTATATACATCGTTAGCCAGTAGCTCTGTTTGTGCCATGTCTCGGATTTCGTTAGGGCGGACTAATATATGGCGTGTCTTCGTTTGCTGTTGCAGCGTGATATCAGGCGAACGTTTCTCAATAACCCAGAGTAAATGGAAGCCTGCATTACTTTGTAGTGGACCAATGAGAGGACCTTTTTCCGCTTCCATGGCTCGAACAAACAAGGGTGGTAGCTGATTCACTGGACGCCAGCCTAAGTCTCCACCTTCGATGGCAAACTGACCGTCTGAATTCTCAATCGCTTGCTGAATAAAGTCATCCTCTGAATTGATATTCTGAGCAATGCTTTTCATTTTGGCTTCAGCTTGTTCTAAATTGCTGGCTCTAATCAGTAAATGGCGAAGATGCACCTGATCTTTTTCTTTGGTGATGCTCGTATCGGAACTGAGGTAGTCGTCAATTTCTTGTGCTGAAATAACGATACGTTTTTTAACGATTTCTCGCTTGATGTTATTGATTAGAATTTCTTGCTCAATTTGCTCACGGTAGCGCGCATAATTAATGCCTTTACCCTCAAGAACGTTTTTTAGACCTTGTAAATCTAAATTCATATTTTTGGCAACGCCAAGAATGGCATTGTCTACGTCTGAACTCGGTGCTCGCATGCCGACTTTACGAGCATGATTGACCTGCAATACTTCATCAATCATCTGGTTTTGAATCTGACGATGGATGTTGTCCGTCATGACGCCACCAGGAACGCGTTCTTTAACAATCTGAAAACGGTTTTTAATGTCGCTTTCTAGAATAGGTTTGGAGTCAACAATTGCCGAAATACCATCAATTTTAGTTGGCTCAGCGTGCAGAGTTTGCAACGGTGTGAATGCAAATAGTATAAGAGAGAAAAAAGAAAACAACTTCATGGTTAGTATCCAACTTGTCCTTGGTTCCAGTAGGTGTCAGCAACACTGGATTCGCTGTTAGCGCTGCCAGCAGTACTTAAACCACGTAACGTAAATTGTAAAAAGACGCCTCTATCAAATTTTTCGTCATCATTGAGCCAATCTTGATAGCTTAATGAGACCTTGATGCAGCAGTTTTCATAGCCTAAACCAGCGATTTCTTTGATGGAGTCTTGTTTCAAGAAATCATAGGTGTATTGAGTAAACATGGACCAGTTTTGGTTGAGTGGAAAAATACTTCCAATACTGGCTTGTTTTGCATCGTCATCTGAATCTGAATTGTTGATCGTGTACAAATAACTTAGGTTAATTTTTATATCATCAACAGGTTCTAATGTTGCGACAAGTTGGACTAAGTTTACTTCGCTATCGTCTAGGTTGTAATTCAAATTACCTGTTAGGCTGTAACGATTACCATTGTAGCTTGCTGATGTTAGCAGATCGCTGCGCTTTGAGTCGTCAATCGCCGTATTTATATCTGTGTCATTATTAATACCAACATAGCGATCTTCTAAATAGAAGACCTGTCCTGCCTTAAATGCCCACTTTTCACTATTTCTTCCATCATATAGACGACTTTCTACACCAAGAGTGACTCGTTCTGTGTCACCAATACGGTCATTGCCATTAAATCTTGTATGACTAAATGCCTGTGAGTAAGTCATTGTCGATTCAGTGGCATCAAAGTCTGGAATAAGATCTTGGTCTTCATAGGGCGAATTTAAATAACTTAGGCGTGGCATTAATGTTTGACGCCATGACTCATCACTAATCATTAAGCGGCGCTCAAATGATATTGACGAATCAATATAGCTTGTTAGGTGTGTTATTGATGTGTCGCTTTCCGAGTCGGTTGTATAATTGTGAAGGTTATAGTCACGGTATTGGGCCAACACCCCTGGCGATAAACTTCCCCACGCGTTGCTGAAATTAAGATTTACGTCTTGATTTAGAACTGTCCGTTGACCATCAAAATTGTCTTCGGCGGGGTCGTAAAAATCAGTGTATTGAGCGTCAATTTTGTAATCTAAATAAGAGCTTGCAATACGATAGGAGCTGCTTAGACGTGGCAGCCATTCGAATGGTTTATCATTTGCAGTGTCTGGCGTTTGGTAGGTTAAATACGTAATTTTATTGAGAAAGTTGCCATTATTGAAGCCAAAATAAGCGCTGCGTTCATAGTTGTCTTTTTCACCAATTGACGTGCTGTTCGCCTCAGGGTATTTATCCTCTGTCGGATTACCTTCGGCGGTTAACCCTGCGCTGAAGTGTTGATTAAATTTTTGAGTGGACGTTAGTTTTATTAACGTTTGCTCGCCTTCATCTTTGTCTGAAAAAGAAGATTGCTCGTATGTCGTTTGTCCGTAAGGGCTTAAGTGTCGAAGTTCTAAGTCGACCCCTGCGCCTTTTTCTTGGATGTATTGCGGTGTGATCGTCGCGTCGTAGTTCTGGGCGATATTCCAATAAAACGGTGTTGAAATGCTTAGACCGTCCGATCCAGAATAACCAAAACTAGGAAACAAGAAGCCAGTTTGACGGCGGTCATCTAAGGGAAAGCGTAACCAAGGGAAGTAGAAAATAGGCAGGTCTGCAATGCGTATTTGTACATGTTTTGCAGTACCGAAGCCGCTGTTAGGGTTCAGTTCAATCGAGCTACCGTATAATTTCCAGCTTTCATTGTTCGGTTCACACGTCGTAAAAAAGCCTTCTTCTATAAATACTACGCCATCTTGTGATCGAGAGAGTAATTTTGCTTCTCCGCGAGCGCCAGATGCGTGATTAAGAAATTTTGCGTCGTTGAACGCTGTGGGTGCTTTACCACTATTGTCAATATAGCCACTTGAGCTACGAATTAGCTGACTATCGCTACGTAAAATGACGTTTCCACTGGCGTGGTAGTATTCATCGGGGACACCTTCTATCTTATCGGCTGATAAAGAGGTTTGGGGCTGCTTTATTTCAGCGGCACCTTGAAGGTGAATAACGCCGTTCTTGTCACGGACAATAAGATCAGCCGACAGATTGGTGCCTGTAATGTCTGTTGCTTGCCAGCTATTAATATAGGATCCCTGACAATATCGACCGAGCTGTTTTTGTTGCTCGGCCGTCAAAGTTTCTTTTGGAGCCCAATCCCATTGATCCACTTGAGCTTGTGCAAGTGGCAATATGAAAAGACTTTGAAAAAATAAGGCGTAGGTGCGTAAATGCTTAACCATGCAGGGTATACTTGCCATCAAAGTTTATTGTCCGAAATCGGATGCTGCCCATAGGCGGTTCCACGTTATGAGACAAATGATAATCTAAGCAGGCCCATAGGGGCTACCGATTCTGGAGAAATATCTTTATGTGGAAAATTGTTTGCGCAATTTTGGGTTATATATTGGCTGGTTTTTTAGGCGGCTTACTAGGCTTTATCGTAGGTGGTGTGGTCGATAGAGCTCAGACAGGCGGTGCTTTTAGCCGTATTCGAAGTCGTGCGGATGTGCGTCTACAGCAAGAGACTTTTTTTCGCACATTATTTCTTTTGATGGGGCGTTTGGCTAAATCTGATGGGCAAGTATCTGAAGCTG
This genomic stretch from Marinomonas primoryensis harbors:
- the pdxA gene encoding 4-hydroxythreonine-4-phosphate dehydrogenase PdxA; amino-acid sequence: MANDTTESLPIIAITSGEPAGIGPDIILSALNEQNFPARLVVIADPDLLKDRANTLGITVNIQTLTHSEDVAAHKQGFISVLPVTLAKKARAGILDVANSPYVLETLKKAGEGCLQKRFDAIVTPPVHKGVLCETGVHFSGHTEFFQAQCRSPHVVMMLATETMKVALVTTHLPLKEVPAAITERSISLVVKALNKDLQEKFGIARPNILVCGLNPHAGEDGHLGREEIDTIIPTLNKLRQTGLNLIGPLPADTLFTPKYLDEADCVLAMYHDQGLPVLKYSGFGNAVNITLGLPIIRTSVDHGTAIDLAGTGKASNGSLKVAIQHAINMANNAKKFST
- a CDS encoding peptidylprolyl isomerase: MKLFSFFSLILFAFTPLQTLHAEPTKIDGISAIVDSKPILESDIKNRFQIVKERVPGGVMTDNIHRQIQNQMIDEVLQVNHARKVGMRAPSSDVDNAILGVAKNMNLDLQGLKNVLEGKGINYARYREQIEQEILINNIKREIVKKRIVISAQEIDDYLSSDTSITKEKDQVHLRHLLIRASNLEQAEAKMKSIAQNINSEDDFIQQAIENSDGQFAIEGGDLGWRPVNQLPPLFVRAMEAEKGPLIGPLQSNAGFHLLWVIEKRSPDITLQQQTKTRHILVRPNEIRDMAQTELLANDVYTKLTNGADFAQVAKEQSEDQGSTLQGGDLGWVTPGTMVPEFEDVMNKTNIGGISKPFRTQFGWHILQVEGRREADISDKVKRSNAERALTAQKQDIILGNWLDELRADAFIDIKK
- a CDS encoding LPS-assembly protein LptD, which gives rise to MVKHLRTYALFFQSLFILPLAQAQVDQWDWAPKETLTAEQQKQLGRYCQGSYINSWQATDITGTNLSADLIVRDKNGVIHLQGAAEIKQPQTSLSADKIEGVPDEYYHASGNVILRSDSQLIRSSSGYIDNSGKAPTAFNDAKFLNHASGARGEAKLLSRSQDGVVFIEEGFFTTCEPNNESWKLYGSSIELNPNSGFGTAKHVQIRIADLPIFYFPWLRFPLDDRRQTGFLFPSFGYSGSDGLSISTPFYWNIAQNYDATITPQYIQEKGAGVDLELRHLSPYGQTTYEQSSFSDKDEGEQTLIKLTSTQKFNQHFSAGLTAEGNPTEDKYPEANSTSIGEKDNYERSAYFGFNNGNFLNKITYLTYQTPDTANDKPFEWLPRLSSSYRIASSYLDYKIDAQYTDFYDPAEDNFDGQRTVLNQDVNLNFSNAWGSLSPGVLAQYRDYNLHNYTTDSESDTSITHLTSYIDSSISFERRLMISDESWRQTLMPRLSYLNSPYEDQDLIPDFDATESTMTYSQAFSHTRFNGNDRIGDTERVTLGVESRLYDGRNSEKWAFKAGQVFYLEDRYVGINNDTDINTAIDDSKRSDLLTSASYNGNRYSLTGNLNYNLDDSEVNLVQLVATLEPVDDIKINLSYLYTINNSDSDDDAKQASIGSIFPLNQNWSMFTQYTYDFLKQDSIKEIAGLGYENCCIKVSLSYQDWLNDDEKFDRGVFLQFTLRGLSTAGSANSESSVADTYWNQGQVGY